The Myxococcota bacterium sequence GCGCGAGACACGATCGAATGACCGATCGAGAACTCCTCGATCTCACCGATGCGCGCCAGGCGCGCGACGTTGCGGTAGTCGAGCCCGTGACCCACGCCGATCTCGAGGTGGAGCTTCGCGGCGAGCCGGATCGCGTCCTCGATGCGCCGCACCTCGTTCTCGTGGTCGGGGCCGCGCTCGGCGTAG is a genomic window containing:
- a CDS encoding pyridoxine 5'-phosphate synthase; the encoded protein is YAERGPDHENEVRRIEDAIRLAAKLHLEIGVGHGLDYRNVARLARIGEIEEFSIGHSIVSRAIFVGLEAAVREMKSLVGRT